Within the Deltaproteobacteria bacterium genome, the region ACACGCACGCGGGGCGATGTAACGCCACGCCTGCGCGGCAATGCGTCGTCGCACGCTGGCGCCGACGGGGGAAAAGCGTATCCCTCCGGGCGGGCGCGTGTCAATCAAAAAGTGAATGGCGGTTCAGTCGATCACGGGGCGTGGGGCTTGCGGCTTGAGGCGTGAGGTGTTGGGTTTGAGGCTTGGGCCAAGCCTTGTGGCTCGGCCTAGCCAAACTTGTGGCCCGGCCGCCCCCGGCCGGGGATGGCTACGCCAAGGGTTTTCGATAGAATGCCGGCCATGAGCACCGAAACCGTCCCCCGCGCGGCCTATATCATCTGGGGCGCGATCTTCGCGTCGATCTTCTTCTACGCGGGCATCGCGATGGCGCTGCGCATGTCGGGCTTCGCCGAAGCCCAGGGCGCGCCGGTCGAGATGCTCATGGCCGTGCTGGGCTCGATGGCGCTGTTTGTCGGCGTGTTCTCCACGGTCGTCGTTCCGCGCATGCTCGGGCGCCTGCCGCTCATGACGTATTCCATCCTGCGCGCGGCGCTCGCCGAGTCGGTCGCTGTCTTCGGCCTCGTTCTGATGATTCTGGGCGCGCCGATCCCCGTGGGCATCGTCTTCTTCGTCGCGTCGGCGATCCTGCTGGTCATTGTCCGGCCGCGCCCGCGTGCCGCGACCGCGATCTCAGGCGCGATTTCCGGATCGATACCCGAAAAGTCCTATCAGCGAAACGAGGACGCGCGGCCGATCGTCCCCGAGTGATCCTCACGCGTTCAAGCCGGCGCACGGCGGAGCCGCTCCAGAAGTTCCCGAACCGTAAAACCCGTGCCCGGAACAACCCGGTCCGGCGCGAGTTCGGCCAGCGGAGCGAGCGCGAACGCACGCTCGGCGAGACGCGGATGCGGAATACATAGGTCGCCGTCGTCGATGATCCCGTCGCCGTAGAGCAGGATGTCGATGTCCAGGGTGCGGTCGGCCCAGCGCACGGCGCGGTCGCGCCCGGCCTCGGCCTCGATGGCGAGACACGCGGCCAGCAGGTCTCGCGGCGAGAGCGTGGTTTCGATTTCGGCCACGGCGTTCTGAAACGGGTGCGCCGCGACGCCGCCCTCGGGCGCGGTCTCGATCACGCGCGACACGCGCAACACGACAATGCCCGGCGTCTCGCCGAGTCGCCGCACGGCGAAGGCCAAATGCGCCGCCCGGTCGCCGACGCTGGACCCGAGGCCGAGGTAAGCCACCATCGCCCCGCGCGGATGTTCACCGTCCGCCATTGACCTGCCATGACCCGAGCTTGTCGCGTCGTGTCGGTTTCAGCTAAAACCTTACCGGACCTTCATCCCACATCTTATCGAGGACGCACCCATGCGCAAATCGGCGCTCGGATTCGGACTGGCCGCGCTCATCGTCGTCCTGACGCACGCGGCGGCGTTTCCCGCGGACGGCAGCTACGAGGCGACCTACAAGTCGGCCAAGGAAGGCGACATCGTCGTCATCGACAAGGGCGGCGAGGAGATCACCGTGCGCGTGTGGGGCGTGGCCTGCCCGCACAAGAAACAGCCCTACGCCAAAAAGGCGCGAAACTTCACGCAGAACATGCTCTACCAACGAACCTTCGTGGTGAAGCCGATCGCCACCGCCGAGGACGGCCTGCCATGGGTGGAACTGGTGCTCAAGGAAGGCCCGAACGTGGGGCAGGAACTCGCGCGCAAGGGTCTCGCGTGGGCGAATCCGCAGCACGCCGACCCGGCGATCAAGACGCTCGAATCCGAGGCCCGCGCGGCGAAGGAGGGGCTGTGGTCGCAGGGCAAGCCGGTGCCGCCGTGGGAATACAAGGGCATCGGCAACAAGAAAAAGTAGCCGGGGGCTACGCGCCCAGACGGTGCTTCTGACGCAGGAGCAGCACGAGAAAAAACGGGCCGCCCAGAATCGCCGTGAGCACGCCGACGGGGATCTCGGCCGACGAGTGCAGTGTGCGCGCGAAGGTGTCGCACGCGACCAGAAACGTCGCCCCCGCCAGCGCCGACGCCGGCATCAGC harbors:
- the folK gene encoding 2-amino-4-hydroxy-6-hydroxymethyldihydropteridine diphosphokinase, which codes for MVAYLGLGSSVGDRAAHLAFAVRRLGETPGIVVLRVSRVIETAPEGGVAAHPFQNAVAEIETTLSPRDLLAACLAIEAEAGRDRAVRWADRTLDIDILLYGDGIIDDGDLCIPHPRLAERAFALAPLAELAPDRVVPGTGFTVRELLERLRRAPA
- a CDS encoding thermonuclease family protein: MRKSALGFGLAALIVVLTHAAAFPADGSYEATYKSAKEGDIVVIDKGGEEITVRVWGVACPHKKQPYAKKARNFTQNMLYQRTFVVKPIATAEDGLPWVELVLKEGPNVGQELARKGLAWANPQHADPAIKTLESEARAAKEGLWSQGKPVPPWEYKGIGNKKK